In Candidatus Delongbacteria bacterium, one genomic interval encodes:
- a CDS encoding methionine adenosyltransferase: MSSYTFTSESVSEGHPDKMCDMISDAILDACLTLDPNARVACETFVKGNKDECTLVIGGEITLAEGVDEPDYEAIARATARRIGYTDKALGMDADTAHVIKLISRQSADISQGVDVNANHEQGAGDQGLMFGYASDETESLMPLPIHLAHTLTREHAALRRSGALPWLRPDAKSQVSVRYENNRPVAVETVVFSTQHAESADLERTIIPAIRESLIKAFIPAELMSDSTRFHINPTGKFVIGGPWGDAGLTGRKIIVDTYGGMGRHGGGAFSGKDSSKVDRSAAYAARWVAKNIVASGAAQRCEIQLAYAIGVAQPVSIRVDTFGTGKVADELLCKRVSEGFDLRPAAIIEVLGLRRPIFAATAAYGHFGREGFSWEECNRTSVFA, encoded by the coding sequence ATGAGCTCCTATACGTTCACCAGCGAGAGCGTCTCCGAGGGCCATCCCGACAAGATGTGCGACATGATCAGTGACGCCATCCTGGACGCCTGCCTGACGCTTGATCCCAATGCGCGCGTGGCCTGTGAAACGTTCGTCAAGGGCAACAAGGACGAATGCACCCTGGTCATCGGCGGAGAAATCACCCTGGCCGAAGGCGTGGACGAGCCGGATTACGAAGCCATTGCCCGGGCCACCGCCCGCCGCATCGGCTACACGGACAAGGCCCTGGGCATGGATGCCGACACGGCTCACGTGATCAAGCTGATCTCGCGCCAGAGTGCGGACATCTCCCAGGGTGTGGATGTGAATGCCAATCACGAGCAGGGTGCCGGCGACCAGGGCCTGATGTTCGGCTACGCCAGCGACGAAACCGAATCCCTGATGCCCCTGCCGATCCATCTGGCGCACACCCTCACGCGCGAGCATGCGGCCCTGCGGCGCTCCGGTGCCTTGCCCTGGCTGCGTCCCGATGCCAAGAGCCAGGTCTCGGTTCGCTATGAGAACAATCGGCCAGTGGCCGTGGAGACCGTCGTATTCTCCACCCAGCACGCCGAAAGTGCGGACCTGGAGCGGACCATCATCCCGGCGATCCGCGAGAGCCTGATCAAGGCCTTCATTCCCGCCGAGCTGATGTCCGACAGCACCAGGTTCCACATCAACCCCACCGGCAAGTTCGTGATCGGCGGACCCTGGGGGGATGCGGGACTCACCGGCCGCAAGATCATCGTGGACACCTACGGCGGCATGGGCCGTCACGGCGGTGGAGCCTTCTCGGGCAAGGATTCCTCCAAGGTCGATCGCAGTGCCGCCTATGCGGCGCGCTGGGTCGCCAAGAACATCGTGGCCTCGGGAGCCGCCCAGCGCTGCGAGATCCAGTTGGCCTACGCCATCGGTGTGGCCCAGCCCGTGTCCATTCGCGTGGACACCTTCGGCACGGGCAAGGTTGCCGACGAACTGCTCTGCAAACGTGTCAGCGAAGGCTTTGATCTGCGCCCCGCGGCCATCATCGAAGTCCTGGGCCTGCGCCGGCCGATCTTCGCCGCCACCGCGGCCTACGGTCACTTCGGACGCGAAGGTTTCAGCTGGGAAGAATGCAATCGCACTTCCGTGTTCGCCTGA